The DNA segment AAAATTCAACTAAAAACAATTTGTTAAAAATGGTCGTATATAATTTAGTGATTTTTGTTATAATGTCGAACTATTAAAGAAACTCTAAAGGTAAAAATCTATATGACACCTGTTATTGCGCTCGTTGGGCGTCCAAATGTGGGAAAATCCACACTTTTTAATCGCTTAACCCGTACTCGTGATGCGTTAGTTGCAGACTTTCCCGGTTTAACCCGAGATCGTAAATATGGTCAAGCTCATATCAATGGACACGATTTTATCGTAATTGATACTGGCGGTATTGACGGTACGGAAGAGGGCGTGGAAGAAAAAATGGCGGAACAATCGTTACTTGCGATTGATGAAGCCGATGTTGTTTTCTTTATGGTGGATGCCCGAGCGGGTTTGGTGCCTGCTGATATTGGTATCGCACAATATTTGCGAGCTCGTGAAAAAACGACTGTTGTGGTAGCAAATAAAGTTGATGGTATTGATGCAAATTCACATTGTGCCGAATTTTATCAACTGGGCTTAGGCGAAATTGAACAAATTGCCGCATCACAAGGGCGTGGCGTAAACCAACTTATCGAACAAGTACTTATTCCTTTGGCTGAAAAGGTTGAACAAGGCGTTGAAGCGGAAGAAGTAGAAAGCCAAGAAATTGATGAATGGGAACGTGATTTTGATTTTAATAATGAAGAAGATACGGCATTATTAGATGAAGCGTTAAACGAAGAGCAAGAATATGATCAAAATATTAAAATTGCAATTGTTGGTCGTCCAAATGTAGGGAAATCAACCTTAACTAACCGAATTTTGGGTGAAGATCGTGTAGTGGTTTATGATTTACCGGGTACGACACGCGATAGTATTTACATCCCAATGGAACGCGATGATCAGAAATACACTATTATTGATACTGCTGGTGTACGTAAGCGTGGAAAGGTCAATTTAGCGGTTGAAAAATTCTCTGTTATTAAAACCTTAAAAGCCATTCAAGATGCGAATGTGGTGTTATTAACCATTGATGCACGTGATGGTATTTCAGATCAAGATTTATCACTGTTAGGTTTTATTTTAAATGCAGGACGT comes from the Pasteurella atlantica genome and includes:
- the der gene encoding ribosome biogenesis GTPase Der: MTPVIALVGRPNVGKSTLFNRLTRTRDALVADFPGLTRDRKYGQAHINGHDFIVIDTGGIDGTEEGVEEKMAEQSLLAIDEADVVFFMVDARAGLVPADIGIAQYLRAREKTTVVVANKVDGIDANSHCAEFYQLGLGEIEQIAASQGRGVNQLIEQVLIPLAEKVEQGVEAEEVESQEIDEWERDFDFNNEEDTALLDEALNEEQEYDQNIKIAIVGRPNVGKSTLTNRILGEDRVVVYDLPGTTRDSIYIPMERDDQKYTIIDTAGVRKRGKVNLAVEKFSVIKTLKAIQDANVVLLTIDARDGISDQDLSLLGFILNAGRSLVIVVNKWDGMSHDDKEFVKSELDRRLNFIDFARVHFISALHGSGVGSLFGSIKEAYGCATQKMTTSMLTRVLKIAIDDHQPPLVNGRRVKLKYAHPGGYNPPIIVVHGNQVEKLADSYKRYLSNYFRKSLKVIGTPIRIQFQEGENPFAGKRNKLTPNQLRKRKRLMKFIKKSKK